Within the Fibrobacter sp. genome, the region AAAATTCTCAGCCATGGCAGCATCTTTAATGAAATTCATCAACAGCATGCCGTAAATCGTCTGGGAAATCGGAGCACCCACAAACACTAGCAAAGTGAAGAGAGCACTCTTACCCTGAGCATAAGCCTTTTTCCACATGGTGATGGCAGACATACCAGCCGTTCCGCAACCAAGGGCAGAGCCCATAGCCGCTATGCCAAGTGCCGCTGCAGCACCCATTTTTCCGAGCGTTACCATTGTAGTTGGTTCCATTTTTTTTACCTCATTAAGTAGCGGGAATGATCCCTTGGTTTAATTTTTTTGCTTGGCAAAGGGGGTGAAGGCAAATCCGCTCCATTCCTGGCCAAGTCCATTTGAAAATTCAAGTGTGTTAAGACGTACTGCATGCACCGCCACGCCCATGACCGCAAGTGCGATGTTCAGGCCATGCACAAACAGCAGCAGGAACGCAGCCCCGGCAATGCCCACGGCAGAGCCAAACAGCGGCGAAAGCATATCGTTGAAGGCTTCGGCGATAGCCGCACCGGACATGCCCACAGCAAACAGACGGATATAACTGATGACGTCAGTAAAGCTGTTCACCACATCAAGCACAAGCATCGGAATGCTAATAAAGTCCTGCTTGAGACGCTTGGGTGGTACCGTAAAGAGTAACAGCAAAACGACTTCCACAATGAACATCGGCATAAAGAACTTGGGTAATTCGAAACCAAGCACCATATAACATGCCAATAAGAACATTACCCAGCAGCCAATGAGCCAGCCCACCTGAGCCATGAAGGTGGAATCCTTGCGTTTGATACGCACGCAAATGTTCCACACATGGGCAATACTCAAGTGAACCACGGCAATAC harbors:
- a CDS encoding V-type ATP synthase subunit K (produces ATP from ADP in the presence of a proton gradient across the membrane; the K subunit is a nonenzymatic component which binds the dimeric form by interacting with the G and E subunits), whose product is MEPTTMVTLGKMGAAAALGIAAMGSALGCGTAGMSAITMWKKAYAQGKSALFTLLVFVGAPISQTIYGMLLMNFIKDAAMAENFTNWGGCLGAGIFGGLGMMASAWYQGKSAAVACDALAETGKGMVNYLMVLGIVETVALFVLVFSMMVL